The genomic DNA TCTCGGCGCGAAAGTCGAGGGTGCGCGAGTCCATGACGTGCTCGACGCCGAGGCCGCGCAGCATCTCGCGCTTGGCGGGGGAGCCGGCGGTGGCGAACACCCGCGCGCCCCGGCGGCGGGCGACCTGGAGCGCGGCGAGGCCGACGCCGCCGGTCGCGGAGTGGATGAGCACGCTGTCCCCCGCGCGCAGCCGGCCGAGGTGTTCCAGGCCGTACACGGCGGTGAGGAAGGCGATGGGCACCGCGGCGGCCTGCTCGTCGTCCAGGGCCGCCGGGGCCGGGGCCGTCAGGCGCGCGTCGAGTGTGAGGAAGGCCGCCATGCCGCCGGGGCCGGCGGCGATGACCCGGTCGCCGACCCGGCGCCCGCGTACGCCCTCGCCGACCGCGGTGATCCGGCCGGCGCACTCGGCGCCGAGCGGTACGACGCCTTCGGCTCCCGGGTAGGAGTCCAGGGCCTTGAGGACGTCGCTGAAGTTCAGGCCCGCGGCGGTGACCTCGATCTCGACCTCGCCGGGTCCGGGCGGGGTGCGGTGCCACCAGGTCGGGCGGAGGCTGGCCAGGGCGCCGGGGCGGGTGGCCAGCAGCCGGTGGTTGCCGTCGCGGGCGGCGTCGAAGGACCAGGAGGGACGCCGGTCCCCGGTGTCCCGGCCGGCGGGCGCCCAGGGCTGGAGCGCGGGTGTCAGCCGCACCTCGCCGCGCAGGGCGACCTGGTCGTCGTCGCCGGGACGCAGCACCTCCTCGAGCAGCTGGGTGCCCTCGGCGGCCGGGCGGGCCGGGTCCAGGTCGACGACGGTGGTGCGCAGCTCGCTGTGCTCCAGGCCGATCACCCGGGCCAGACCCCACAACGGGGCATGCCCCACGGCCGGTTCGTCGCCGTCGGCGGCGCGCTGGGCGCCGCGGGTGACGAGGACCAGGCGGGGCGCGGGGTCCTGGCCCGCGCGGGCGAGTTCCTGCACGAGGTGCAGCACCGGCAGGCAGACGTCGCCGTGCTCGCCGGGGCCGGCGTCCAGCGCCCACGCGTGGACGATGCCGTCGGGGCGGACATCCGCGTCGGCCAGGTCGGCCAGCAGCGCGGCGAGGTCCTCGCGGCGCCCGGGGTCGACCTCGTACGTGTGCGGGCCGGCCTTGCGGTAGGCCGAACCGGCGGTGACGGTGAGGCAGGTGGCACCGCGCGAGCGCAGGCCGGTGGCGAGAGTGGCGGCGGTGGTGCCGGTGTCGGCGAACAGCAGCCAGGTGCCCGGCTGCCGCGCGGTGCCGGGGGATCCGGCCGGCGCGGGGCGCCAGGCGATGTCGAGCAGCAACTCGTCGAGCGGGTCGGCGGCCCCGGCGCGCTCCAGGCGCTGCAGGGTGATGCCGGTGACCTCGCCGACGGCGGTGCCCGCGTCGTCGTACAGGACGACGGTGGCGCCGGTGATCCGCTCGGCGCCGGGCCGGGCGGTGACGGCCGCGTGGGCCCAGCGGGGTTCGGCGCGGTCGGTGAAGAGGGTGAAGCCGCCGACGGCGACCGGCAGGTAGGTGGCGTCGAGGGGGGTCTCCTGCGCGTCGAGCGCGGCGCTGAGGACCTGCAGGGCGCTGTCGAGCACGGCGGGGTGCACGGGGTGCTCGCCGCGGTCGGTGGTCAGCGCGGTCCGCTCGCGGAGCCGGGCGACGGCCTCGGCCCGGCCCCGCCACAGCTCCTGCACCCCCTGGAAGGCGGGGCCGTAGGCCAGTCCGGCGCGGCGCAGTGCCGCGTAGTGGTCGTCGGCCGCGGCGGTGGTGGCGCAGCGCGCCCGTACGGCGGCCAGCGGTTCGGCGCCGGCCCCGGGGGCGGCCCGGCGGAAGGCCGCCCGCGCGGCCTCGGTCCACTGCTCGCCGGCGCCGGCCCGGGTGTACAGCCGCACCGTGCCGGTGTCGGCGGTGCCGGGCAGCAGGACGAGCTGCAGGGTGCTGTCCTCGGCCTGCTCGGGCACGACGGTGAGCCGGCTGAGGGTGATGTCGTCCAGGGCGGCGGCGCCACCGAGGTGCGCGCGGGCCGCGGCGAGCGCGGCGTCCAGCACCAGGGCGGCGGGCAGGACGGGACTGCCGCCGATCTGATGATCCGTCAGGTAAGGGAACTCCGCGAGGGAGACGGGCGCCGACCAGTGCACGGCGTGCGGCGGCAGCGCCGATTCGGTGCGCTCGCGCAGGACCGGGTGGCCGCGGTGCGCGGCCGGGCGTCCCGGGCGCCGCTCGTGTCGGCAGCGGGTGCGCTGCCAGGGGTAGGAGGGCAGGTCGGCCATGGGACCGGCCGGGCCGTGGACCCGGGTGAAGTCGACCGGGTGGCCGGCGGTGTAGAGACGGCCCAGCTCGGTGAGCACGGCGGCCCGGCCCGGCTGGTCCCGGCGCAGCGAGGACACCGCGACCGCGTCGTCGTACGACGAGACGCGCTCGGTGACGGCGTCGGTGAGCATCGGGTGGGGCGAGACCTCGACGAAGACGGTGTGCCCGGTGTCGGCGAGCGCGGTGACGGCGGTGTCGAACAGGACCGGCCGGGTGAGGTTGGCGGCCCAGTACCCGGCGTCCAGGCGGTCGCCGGGCACGATCTCGCCGGTGCCGGTGGAGACCATCGGGATCGCGGTGGGCCGGGGCCGCAGCGGGGCCAGCTGCCGCCGCAGCTCGGCGGCGACGGGCTCCATCAGGGGGCAGTGGGAGGCGAACCCGACCGACTCCAGGACCTTGCAGTAGAGCCCCTCGTCCGCCAGGGACTTGGCGAACCTCTCCACGGCGGGGCCCTCGCCGGAGAACACGGTGGAGTTCGGGCTGTTGGCGGCGGCGATCCACACCGGTCCCGGGGCGCGCTCGGCCAGCAGGGCGCGGGCCCGGTCGAGGGAGACGCCCGCGACGGCCATCCGGCCCTTGCCGGTGGCGGCGTGCAGGACGGTACCGCGGTGCAGGGCGATCAGGAGGGCGTCCTCCAGCGAGATCGCGCCCGCGACCTGGGCGGCGGCGATCTCGCCGACGCTGTGCCCGACGACGGCGGCGGGTTCGACCCCCCAGGAGCGCCACAGGGCGGCCAGCGCTGTCTGCACCGCGGTCAGGGCGGGCTGGCCGACGGCGGTGTCGAGCAGCCGGGAGCGGTCCGGGTCGGCCGTGAGCTGGTCGAGCAGCGACCAGTCGGTGTGGCGGCGCAGCAGGGCGTCGGCCCGCTCCAGGACGGCCCGGAAGGCCCGTTCCCCGGCGAGCTCGCCGTCGAGCAGGTCGGCGGCGAGCGGCCACCAGCGGGGTCCCTGCCCGGAGAAGACGAACACCGCCTTGTCCTGCCGGCCGGCCCGGCGCACGCCGGAGCTGAGGCCGGGCGCCTCCTCGCCGCGGCCGAACGCGGCGAGCGCCCCGCGCAGTTCCGCGGCCGACGAGCCGACGCAGGCCAGCCGGTGCTCGTGATGGGTGCGCCGGACGGCGGCGGCGGAGGCGAAGGTGCCCACGGGCGTGGTGCCGGTGAGCTTGTCCGCGTAGCGGGCGGCGAGGTCGCGCAGGGCCTGCTCGTCCCGGGCCGAGACGGTCAGCAGCACGGCGCCGTCGGCTGTGGCGCCGGGCCGGCCGGCGGCCCGCGGCGGTTCCTCCACCACCAGGTGCGCGTTGGTGCCGCCGAAGCCGAAGGAGCTGACACCCGCGAGGGCGGGGGCGTCGGTGGGCCACGGCTGGAGGGTGTCGGCGACCCGGACGGGCAGGTCGGCGAAGGGGATGTGCGGGTTGGGGGTGCGGTAGTGCAGGGTCGGCGGCACCACGCGGTGGCGGACCATCAGGGCGGTCTTGATCAGACCGCCGATCCCGGCGGCGGCCTCCATGTGCCCGAGATTGGACTTGACCGAGCCGATCAGGCAGGGCCGGTCCGGGTCGCGGCCGTCCCCGAGGACCGCGCCGAGGGCCTTGGCCTCGATCGGGTCGCCGAGGATGGTGCCGGTGCCGTGGGCCTCCACATAGGCGATGTCGCGGGCGCGCACCCCGGCCCTGGCGTGGGCGGCGCGTACGACCGCCTCCTGGGCCTTCGGGTTGGGGGCCATCAGCCCGTTGCTCGCGCCGTCCTGGTTGACGGCGCCGCCCCGGATCACGGCGTGCACGGGGTCGCCGTCGGCCAGGGCCCGGCTGAGCGGCTTGAGGACCACCACGCCCGCGCCCTCGGAGCGCACATAGCCGTCGGCGGCGGCGTCGAACGGCTTGCAGCGGCCGTCGGCGGACATCACCCCGGCCTTGCTGAAGTTGATGGCGAAGGCCGGGGACAGCACCAGGTTCACGCCGCCAGCGAGGGCCAGGCCGCACTCGCCGCGGGACAGGCTCGCGCAGGCCTGGAGCACCGCCACCAGCGAGGAGGAGCAGGCGGAGTCGACGGCCATGCTCGGGCCGCGCAGGTCCAGCAGGTACGAGATGCGGTTGGCGGCGATGCTCAGCGCGCTGCCGGTGCCGGTGTAGGCGTCGATGGCGTCGAGGTCGCCCAGCTCGCCGGTGGCGTGGTCGAAGGTGGAGATGCCGATGAACACGCCGGTCTGGGTGCCGGACAGCGAGCCGGTGGGCACGCCCGCGTTCTCCAGGGCCTCGAAGGAGACCTCGGCGAGCAGTCGCTGCTGGGGGTCCATACGGGCGGCTTCCGCCTGCGAGATGCCGAAGAAGCCGGCGTCGAAGCGGTCGATCCCGTCGACGAAACCGCCCCAGCGGCTGTTGGTGCGGCCGGGGGCCGAGGGGTCCTCGTCGGTGAACTCCTCGGTGTCCCAGCGCTCCGGGGGCACCTCGGTGACCGCGTCGCGCCCCTCGCTCAGCAGCTGCCAGAAGCTGTCGGGGCCGTCGACGCCGCCGGGGAAGCGGCAGCCGATGCCGATGATGGCGATCGGCTCGTCCGCCCCGGACCCGTCCGGTGTGTGCGCGGCCGGTGCGACGGGCGCCGGGGCGGTGAGGGTCGTGGGGGGCTCGTCGGCGGCCCCGGGCGCCTCGACGGCGGCGGGCTGCCCGGCCAGGTGCCGGGCGAGCTTGGCGGCGGTGGGGTGCTCCCAGACGATGCCGGGCTCCAGCGGGACGCCGAGACGGCGCTCCAGGTCCCCGACCATCGCGACCAGTTCCACGGATCGCAGTCCGTACCCGGCGAACGGCAGCTCCGGGTCGATGGTGCCGGCCGGCCGTCCGGTCGCGGCGGCCAGCGCCTCGCGCAGCCACCGCTGGATCACGGCGGCGTCGGGCGGGGCGGTCGGCGCGCCCGGTGCCGCGGGCGCGTCCGGCGCCGCCGGGCCGGGGCCGGCCTCGTCCGCCCGCCACAGCGCGAGCGGTTCGAAGGTGCCCCCGAGGAGGCTGTCGATGCAGGCCCGGCGCTGGAGCTTGCCGCTGGAGGTCTTCGGTACCGTCCCGGTGCGGGCCAGGGCGACGATGTACGGCTGCAGTCCGTGTTCGCGGGCGACCTCGGTGCGTATCGCGTCGATGACCCGGGCGCGGTCCTCCGGCGAGCGGCTGCCGCGGTACTCCTGGACGACGATGAGGCGTTCCTCGCCGTCGATCTCGCGGGCGCCGGCCACTCCGCAGCCCGGCCGCAGGCCCGGGTCGACGCTTTCGACGGTCCGCTCGATGTCCTGGGGGTAGTGGTTGCGGCCCGCGACGATGACGACGTCCTTGATGCGGCCGGTGACGTAGAGCTGGCCGCCGTCGGCGAATCCGAGGTCACCGGTACGGAGGAACGTTCCCTCTCCGGTGTCGAGCCGGGCCCGGAAGGTCTCCTCGGTGGCCTCGGGGCGGCGCCAGTAACCGTGCGCGACGCTCGGCCCGGACACCCATATCTCGCCGACCCGGCCGTCGGGCAGGGCGGCGCGGGTCTGCGGGTCCACGACGACGACACGCTGGTCGTGCAGGGAGAAGCCGCAGCTGGGCAGGTTGCGTACGGCCTCGCCCGGGGTCGCGTCCTCGGCGGTGCCCGTCAGCAGCGCCTCGGCCCGCAGGTTGCGGTGGACGGGCTCGGCGGCCGGATCCCCGGTGGAGACCACCAGGGTGGCCTCGGCCAGGCCGTAGGACGGGGCATGGGTGGCGGGCCGGAAGCCGCACTCGGCGAAGGTGCGCGAGAAACGGTCCATGGTCTCCTTGCGCACCGGCTCCGCGCCGTTGAGGGCGACCCGCCAGGTGCTCAGGTCCAGGGTCCGCCGGTCCTCCTCGGTGACCTTGGCCACCGCGAGGTCGTAGGCGAAGTTGGGGGCGGGGCTCGCGGTCGCGCCGGCGTCGGAGATCGCGCGCAGCCAGCGCAGCGGTCGCTTCAGGAACGAGTACGGCGACATGAAGGTGACCGGGTAGCCGCCGTGGGCCGGGGTGAGCAGGCCCATGATGAGGCCCAGGTCGTGGAAGGGCGGCAGCCAGCTCACCATGTGCTGGTGGGGATCGCCGGCGAAGAACTGCCGGTTCATCTCCGAGATGTTGTGCATCAGGTTGCCGTGACTGACCATCACGCCCTTGGGGCTGCTGGTGGAGCCGGACGTGTACTGCAGGAACGCGAGGTCGTCACGGCCGCTGCCGGGGTCGCGCCAGCCGTCGGCGGCGGCGGTGTCGACGTCGTCGACGGCGATCCAGGCGATGTCCCGCAGCGTCGGGGCGTGTTCGGCGAAGCGGTCGACCAGGGCGACCGTCGCGGCGGGCGCGAGCACCACGGCGGGCTCGGCGTCGTCGACGATGGCGGTCAGCCGCGGCAGGGTGCGCATCGGGAACGCCGGGTCCGGGGGGTAGACCGGCACGGCGACGATGTCGGCGTACAGGCAGGCGAAGAACGAGACGACGTAGTCCAGCCCGGCCGGGCACATGATCAGGGCGCGCTCCTTCGCCGGGAAGCGCTCCCGCAGCACCGCGGCGATCGCCCGGGCGCGCAGGTCCAGCTCGGCGTTGCCCAGGGCCTGGGGCTCGCCCTCGCCGTCCACGAGGAAGCGGAAGATCGACTCCTGCGAGTGTTCCTGCAAGACCGTACGGAAATGGTCGACAAGCGATCGTGCGTCCCGGCCCGGCATGCGAGCGTCCTCTCGATATCGAACGTGCGTGAACTCGTGCGGAGTACGCGGATCGTGCCGCGCGGTCCTGATTGCTTCATTACGTGCGGTGCTTCAGCACAGAGGCCGTGGTGCGGCCGGGAGAATCAGGATGGGCTGATACGAAGAGGCGGCCGGGGAAATACCGTCCGGTGCGTGGGCACCCGGAACTCCCGGTGGAATGCCGCCCATTTTCCGTCAGCATCCATCAGGTTCCGCGGGACCGTCAAGAAACAGCCGGCCCGGCAGGTGGCGGAAGGCCTCAGGACGTGCGGAACCGGTTGATCGCCGGCTCGTGCCGGGCCCGCAGCTCCGGGTCGCCGACCCCGAGCCCCTCCTCGGGGGCCAGGCACAGCACCCCGACCTTGCCCTGGTGCCGGTTGTGGTGCACGTCGTACACGGCCTGGGCGGTGTCCTCCAGCGGCACCACCCGCGACAGCGTGGGATGCACCAGGCCCTTGGCGACGAGCCGGTTGGCCTCCCACGCCTCGCGGTAGTTCGCGAAATGCGTGCCCACGATGCGCTTGAGGTGCATCCACAGGTACCGGTTGTCGTAGACGTGCTCGTAACCGGAGGTGGACGCGCAGGTGACGATGGTGCCGCCGCGGCGGGCCACGTACACGCTCGCGCCGAACGTCTCGCGGCCCGGGTGCTCGAAGACGATGTCCGGGTCGTCACCGCCGGTCAGTTCCCTGATCCGGGAGCCGAACCGCCGCCACTCCCGCGGGTCCTGGGTGTGCTCGTCCTTCCAGAACCGGTAGCCCTCGGCGCTGCGGTCGATCACCAGTTCCGCGCCCATCCGCCGGGCGAGCTCCGCCTTCTGCGGACTGGACACGACGCACACCGGGGTGGCCCCGCCGTTGAGGACCAGCTGGGTGGCGTACGAGCCCAGTCCGCCGGTGGCGCCCCAGATCAGGACGGTGTCGCCCTGCTTGAGCCGGGCGCCGCCCGCGGAGACCAGCTGCCGGTACGCGGTGGAGTTCACCAGCCCCGAGGCGGCCGCCTCCTCCCAGGTGAGGTGACGCGGCTTGGGCATCAGCTGGTTGGCCTTGACCAGCGCCAGCTCGGCCAGCCCGCCGAAGTTCGTCTCGAACCCCCAGATGCGCTGCTCCGGGTCGAGCATGGTGTCGGCGTGCCCGTCGGGGTGGTCCAGCTCCACGGACAGGCAGTGCGCGACCACCTGGTCCCCGGGACGCCAGGCCGTGACCCCCTCGCCGCAGCGCAGCACCACACCGGCGAGGTCCGAGCCCAGCACGTGGTAGGGCAGGTCGTGCCGGGCCGCCTGGGGCGAGGTACGGCCGTAGCGGGACAGGAAGCCGAACGTCGGCACCGGTTCGAAGATCGACGACCACACCGTGTTGTGGTTGATCCCGCTCGCCATCACCGCCACCAGCACCTCGCCGGCGGCCGGTTCGGGGGTGGCCACCTCCTCCAGGTGCAGCGACCGGCGCGGATCCTTGTCGCGGCTCGCCAGCCCCTCGAACATCGCCGTCTCGTCGGCGTGCAGCACGACCCCCCGGTAGAAATCCGGCACCGGCAGGTGGCCCACCTCGTCGAGTTCGCCCGCGAGGATCGCATCGAGGATCTTTTGCATTGTCTGCCGACCTCTTTCCGGCTCAGTCCGCGAATACGGAAAACGATTCGTCCGCGTTTCCCGCAGGG from Streptomyces rubradiris includes the following:
- a CDS encoding type I polyketide synthase, with amino-acid sequence MQEHSQESIFRFLVDGEGEPQALGNAELDLRARAIAAVLRERFPAKERALIMCPAGLDYVVSFFACLYADIVAVPVYPPDPAFPMRTLPRLTAIVDDAEPAVVLAPAATVALVDRFAEHAPTLRDIAWIAVDDVDTAAADGWRDPGSGRDDLAFLQYTSGSTSSPKGVMVSHGNLMHNISEMNRQFFAGDPHQHMVSWLPPFHDLGLIMGLLTPAHGGYPVTFMSPYSFLKRPLRWLRAISDAGATASPAPNFAYDLAVAKVTEEDRRTLDLSTWRVALNGAEPVRKETMDRFSRTFAECGFRPATHAPSYGLAEATLVVSTGDPAAEPVHRNLRAEALLTGTAEDATPGEAVRNLPSCGFSLHDQRVVVVDPQTRAALPDGRVGEIWVSGPSVAHGYWRRPEATEETFRARLDTGEGTFLRTGDLGFADGGQLYVTGRIKDVVIVAGRNHYPQDIERTVESVDPGLRPGCGVAGAREIDGEERLIVVQEYRGSRSPEDRARVIDAIRTEVAREHGLQPYIVALARTGTVPKTSSGKLQRRACIDSLLGGTFEPLALWRADEAGPGPAAPDAPAAPGAPTAPPDAAVIQRWLREALAAATGRPAGTIDPELPFAGYGLRSVELVAMVGDLERRLGVPLEPGIVWEHPTAAKLARHLAGQPAAVEAPGAADEPPTTLTAPAPVAPAAHTPDGSGADEPIAIIGIGCRFPGGVDGPDSFWQLLSEGRDAVTEVPPERWDTEEFTDEDPSAPGRTNSRWGGFVDGIDRFDAGFFGISQAEAARMDPQQRLLAEVSFEALENAGVPTGSLSGTQTGVFIGISTFDHATGELGDLDAIDAYTGTGSALSIAANRISYLLDLRGPSMAVDSACSSSLVAVLQACASLSRGECGLALAGGVNLVLSPAFAINFSKAGVMSADGRCKPFDAAADGYVRSEGAGVVVLKPLSRALADGDPVHAVIRGGAVNQDGASNGLMAPNPKAQEAVVRAAHARAGVRARDIAYVEAHGTGTILGDPIEAKALGAVLGDGRDPDRPCLIGSVKSNLGHMEAAAGIGGLIKTALMVRHRVVPPTLHYRTPNPHIPFADLPVRVADTLQPWPTDAPALAGVSSFGFGGTNAHLVVEEPPRAAGRPGATADGAVLLTVSARDEQALRDLAARYADKLTGTTPVGTFASAAAVRRTHHEHRLACVGSSAAELRGALAAFGRGEEAPGLSSGVRRAGRQDKAVFVFSGQGPRWWPLAADLLDGELAGERAFRAVLERADALLRRHTDWSLLDQLTADPDRSRLLDTAVGQPALTAVQTALAALWRSWGVEPAAVVGHSVGEIAAAQVAGAISLEDALLIALHRGTVLHAATGKGRMAVAGVSLDRARALLAERAPGPVWIAAANSPNSTVFSGEGPAVERFAKSLADEGLYCKVLESVGFASHCPLMEPVAAELRRQLAPLRPRPTAIPMVSTGTGEIVPGDRLDAGYWAANLTRPVLFDTAVTALADTGHTVFVEVSPHPMLTDAVTERVSSYDDAVAVSSLRRDQPGRAAVLTELGRLYTAGHPVDFTRVHGPAGPMADLPSYPWQRTRCRHERRPGRPAAHRGHPVLRERTESALPPHAVHWSAPVSLAEFPYLTDHQIGGSPVLPAALVLDAALAAARAHLGGAAALDDITLSRLTVVPEQAEDSTLQLVLLPGTADTGTVRLYTRAGAGEQWTEAARAAFRRAAPGAGAEPLAAVRARCATTAAADDHYAALRRAGLAYGPAFQGVQELWRGRAEAVARLRERTALTTDRGEHPVHPAVLDSALQVLSAALDAQETPLDATYLPVAVGGFTLFTDRAEPRWAHAAVTARPGAERITGATVVLYDDAGTAVGEVTGITLQRLERAGAADPLDELLLDIAWRPAPAGSPGTARQPGTWLLFADTGTTAATLATGLRSRGATCLTVTAGSAYRKAGPHTYEVDPGRREDLAALLADLADADVRPDGIVHAWALDAGPGEHGDVCLPVLHLVQELARAGQDPAPRLVLVTRGAQRAADGDEPAVGHAPLWGLARVIGLEHSELRTTVVDLDPARPAAEGTQLLEEVLRPGDDDQVALRGEVRLTPALQPWAPAGRDTGDRRPSWSFDAARDGNHRLLATRPGALASLRPTWWHRTPPGPGEVEIEVTAAGLNFSDVLKALDSYPGAEGVVPLGAECAGRITAVGEGVRGRRVGDRVIAAGPGGMAAFLTLDARLTAPAPAALDDEQAAAVPIAFLTAVYGLEHLGRLRAGDSVLIHSATGGVGLAALQVARRRGARVFATAGSPAKREMLRGLGVEHVMDSRTLDFRAE
- the ccrA gene encoding crotonyl-CoA carboxylase/reductase, which translates into the protein MQKILDAILAGELDEVGHLPVPDFYRGVVLHADETAMFEGLASRDKDPRRSLHLEEVATPEPAAGEVLVAVMASGINHNTVWSSIFEPVPTFGFLSRYGRTSPQAARHDLPYHVLGSDLAGVVLRCGEGVTAWRPGDQVVAHCLSVELDHPDGHADTMLDPEQRIWGFETNFGGLAELALVKANQLMPKPRHLTWEEAAASGLVNSTAYRQLVSAGGARLKQGDTVLIWGATGGLGSYATQLVLNGGATPVCVVSSPQKAELARRMGAELVIDRSAEGYRFWKDEHTQDPREWRRFGSRIRELTGGDDPDIVFEHPGRETFGASVYVARRGGTIVTCASTSGYEHVYDNRYLWMHLKRIVGTHFANYREAWEANRLVAKGLVHPTLSRVVPLEDTAQAVYDVHHNRHQGKVGVLCLAPEEGLGVGDPELRARHEPAINRFRTS